From Glycine max cultivar Williams 82 chromosome 11, Glycine_max_v4.0, whole genome shotgun sequence, the proteins below share one genomic window:
- the LOC100811978 gene encoding alpha carbonic anhydrase 7: MEKLAKQVLICSLLTALVFLSCPLIMSHEVEDESEFNYDVKSEIGPFNWGHIKPEWSLCKIGSMQSPIDLLNERVQIVSHLGTLQMNYQPSNATLKNRGHDIKLGWLAGTSFLQINGTEYVLKQFHWHSPSEHTIDGRRLDLELHMVHETPSGQTAVIGILYKAGRRPDPFLSLLTNHLKAISNSTGAEREVGVMDPRLVKIGTSTTLYYRYIGSLTTPPCTENIAWTMLKKVKSVSKEQIRLLRDAVHDDFDANARPLQPINNRLVQLNKPKDHR; the protein is encoded by the exons ATGGAAAAGCTTGCTAAGCAGGTTCTGATTTGCAGTTTATTAACTGCACTTGTTTTTTTATCATGCCCACTAATAATGTCTCATGAAGTTG AGGACGAGAGCGAGTTTAACTATGATGTAAAGAGTGAGATAGGACCATTTAATTGGGGACACATTAAACCCGAATGGAGTCTATGCAAAATTGGATCCATGCAATCGCCAATTGATCTGTTGAATGAGAGGGTTCAAATAGTATCCCATTTGGGAACTCTCCAGATGAACTACCAACCATCCAATGCAACTCTGAAGAATAGGGGCCATGATATCAAG CTGGGATGGCTTGCGGGCACAAGCTTTCTACAAATTAATGGAACTGAGTATGTACTTAAACAGTTCCATTGGCATTCTCCCTCTGAACACACCATAGATGGCAGAAG GTTGGATCTAGAGTTACACATGGTGCACGAAACTCCATCAGGACAAACTGCAGTGATTGGAATATTGTATAAGGCTGGAAGAAGACCAGATCCTTTCTTGTCActg TTAACGAACCACTTAAAGGCCATTTCTAATAGTACGGGAGCAGAAAGAGAAGTGGGTGTAATGGATCCAAGGCTGGTTAAAATAGGCACAAGCACAACACTGTATTACAGATATATTGGTTCGCTCACTACTCCTCCATGCACTGAGAATATTGCTTGGACCATGCTTAAAAAG GTGAAATCCGTTTCAAAAGAGCAAATCAGATTACTTCGAGATGCCGTTCATGAT GATTTTGATGCTAATGCAAGACCATTGCAGCCAATAAACAACCGCTTAGTGCAGCTAAATAAGCCGAAAGATCATCGTTAA
- the LOC100777574 gene encoding alpha carbonic anhydrase 7, with translation MEKLAKQVLFCSLLTALVLLPFPVIMSHLVEDESEFNYDVKSKRGPYNWGNIKPEWSICKNGSMQSPINLLNKRVQIAPHLGKLHINYQPSNATLRNRGHNIMLEWLAGTSYLQINETQYVLKQFHWHSPSEHTIDGRRFDLELHMVHEASSGEIAVIGMLYKAGRPDPLLSLLGNHIKAISDCTGAEIELGVLDPWLVSICRSRTQYYRYSGSLTTPPCTENVAWTVLTEVRYVSREQIRLLRVAVHDDSNARPLQPINNRLVKLYIPLQDSNRLVQR, from the exons atggaAAAGCTTGCTAAGCAGGTTTTGTTTTGCAGTTTATTAACTGCACTTGTTTTGCTACCATTCCCGGTAATAATGTCTCATTTAGTTG AGGACGAGAGCGAGTTTAATTATGATGTTAAGAGTAAGAGAGGACCATATAACTGGGGAAACATTAAACCCGAATGGAGTATATGCAAAAATGGATCCATGCAGTCACCGATTAATCTGTTGAATAAGAGGGTTCAAATAGCACCCCATTTGGGAAAACTTCATATCAACTACCAACCATCCAATGCAACTCTTAGGAATAGGGGTCATAATATAATG CTGGAATGGCTTGCTGGCACAAGCTATCTACAAATTAATGAAACTCAGTATGTACTTAAGCAATTCCATTGGCATTCTCCCTCTGAGCACACCATAGATGGCAGAAG GTTTGATCTGGAGTTACACATGGTGCATGAAGCTTCATCCGGAGAAATTGCAGTGATTGGAATGTTGTATAAGGCTGGAAGACCAGACCCTTTATTGTCAttg TTAGGGAATCACATAAAGGCCATTTCTGATTGTACGGGAGCAGAAATAGAATTGGGTGTACTGGATCCTTGGCTGGTTAGCATATGCAGAAGCAGAACACAGTATTACAGATATAGTGGTTCTCTGACTACTCCTCCGTGCACTGAGAATGTTGCTTGGACCGTGCTTACAGAG GTGAGATATGTTTCAAGGGAGCAAATCAGACTGCTTAGAGTTGCCGTTCATGAT GATTCAAATGCAAGACCATTGCAACCAATAAACAATCGCTTAGTGAAACTCTATATACCATTGCAGGATTCAAATCGCTTAGTGCAACGTTAG
- the LOC100812531 gene encoding lysM domain receptor-like kinase 4 has translation MGNLVLNHKIMLHLWLVAWMCLGACSAQLSYDQNNCTLNEIGQGARYSCKSTQDSCRTFLVYRANKHFNTISQVSKLFNMNSDEVLQKNNLTSSSLFDVLKQGKEVLIPVNCSCSGGYFQASLSYKVLDNTTYSEIACGVFEGLLKHLTLAEENLSQGNKPEADSELHVPLVCACSESYNFTRSMKVKYLVTYPLVLGDDPDKLSKKFGISIEEFYAVNSLNPLSTVYPDTVVLVPLTDGPIRILDIPDSPSPPPGFLLTNPVVTTEESTQSSNMYIAGSVIGFFLFIALLASGLYMKRMRKSDVVHSFSQTNSLTLLSPTRSSHISTQTGKSSTTWCLSPDLLVGIKYYLLNYSMEELQKATKYFSEENKICCNQGHDSDFVYKGSVDDHEVMIKKMRLADTQQVIDLHSKINHTNIVNLLGVCYIGDESNDDSWSYLVFELPKNGCLRDCLSDPCNPLNWYKRTQIAFDIATCLYYLHCCSFPSYAHMNVSSRNIFITANWRGKLADVGRALAASVTPTKRNGVEIPKGLVAPEYLLHNGLVSEKVDIFAFGVVLLELISGRDNFDGKAIKDSLGFWLGEASEGGCFEGLRSFMDPNLKDFSLPEALCLSFLAKDCVADDPLHRPSMDDIMKVLSKMV, from the coding sequence TACTCTGAATGAAATTGGGCAAGGGGCAAGGTACAGTTGCAAGTCAACTCAGGATTCATGCAGAACATTCTTGGTGTATAGAGCAAATAAGCATTTCAACACCATTTCACAAGTTTCAAAGCTCTTCAACATGAACTCTGATGAGGTGCTACAAAAAAACAACCTCAcatcttcttctttgtttgaTGTACTCAAACAAGGTAAAGAGGTTCTTATTCCTGTTAATTGCTCCTGCTCTGGAGGGTATTTTCAAGCCAGTTTAAGCTATAAAGTCCTTGACAACACAACATACTCCGAGATTGCTTGTGGTGTTTTTGAAGGGCTGCTGAAACATCTCACACTGGCTGAGGAGAACCTTTCACAAGGTAATAAGCCAGAAGCTGATTCTGAGCTTCATGTTCCTCTCGTATGTGCTTGTTCTGAAAGTTACAATTTCACAAGGAGCATGAAGGTGAAGTACCTTGTCACATACCCTTTAGTACTAGGAGATGATCCTGACAAATTGAGTAAAAAATTTGGCATTTCAATTGAAGAATTCTATGCAGTTAATAGCTTGAATCCCTTGTCAACTGTTTATCCTGATACAGTTGTTTTGGTTCCATTAACGGATGGTCCTATCAGAATACTTGATATTCCTGATTCTCCTTCTCCACCTCCTGGTTTTCTTCTCACAAATCCAGTGGTTACAACTGAGGAATCAACGCAATCGTCGAATATGTACATTGCAGGATCGGTTATAggattctttttgttcatagCATTGCTTGCAAGTGGATTGTACAtgaagagaatgaggaaaagtgATGTTGTCCATTCTTTTAGTCAAACAAACTCCCTCACTTTGTTGTCTCCAACTAGAAGCTCTCATATATCTACCCAAACGGGTAAAAGCTCTACAACTTGGTGCCTTTCCCCGGATCTTCTTGTTGGAATAAAGTACTACTTACTCAATTACAGCATGGAAGAGCTCCAAAAGGCCACCAAGTATTTCAGTGAAGAAAACAAGATCTGTTGCAACCAGGGTCACGACAGTGACTTTGTCTACAAGGGCTCGGTCGATGATCATGAGGTGATGATAAAGAAGATGAGATTGGCAGACACACAACAGGTGATTGATTTACATTCTAAAATCAACCACACTAATATTGTGAACTTGCTTGGTGTTTGTTATATTGGTGATGAGAGCAATGATGACTCATGGTCTTATTTAGTTTTTGAGTTGCCTAAGAATGGATGCTTGAGGGACTGCTTATCTGATCCATGCAACCCTCTAAATTGGTACAAAAGGACACAAATAGCCTTTGATATTGCAACATGTCTTTACTATTTACATTGTTGTTCTTTTCCTTCCTATGCTCACATGAATGTTAGTAGTAGGAATATATTCATAACAGCAAACTGGAGGGGGAAACTGGCAGATGTTGGAAGAGCATTGGCTGCCAGTGTCACACCTACCAAAAGAAATGGTGTGGAAATTCCCAAAGGATTGGTGGCACCAGAATACCTCTTACATAATGGTTTGGTTTCTGAAAAAGTGGACATTTTTGCATTTGGGGTTGTTTTGCTTGAGTTGATCTCAGGAAGGGACAACTTTGATGGAAAAGCAATCAAAGATTCCCTTGGATTTTGGTTGGGGGAAGCCAGTGAAGGGGGCTGTTTTGAAGGGTTAAGGAGCTTCATGGATCCAAATCTGAAGGATTTTTCTCTTCCTGAGGCTTTATGTTTGTCTTTCTTAGCAAAGGATTGTGTGGCAGATGATCCCCTGCATAGGCCATCCATGGATGATATCATGAAAGTCCTTTCAAAAATGGTTTAG